The Methanoregula boonei 6A8 genome has a window encoding:
- the pscS gene encoding O-phospho-L-seryl-tRNA:Cys-tRNA synthase has product MSIRVQKTFEALFELEEIRGIFRDSLPTGLSAEEEAAFRQRIGNLKAIVADLEAGTGTPKVTKIAGTLDVRSREEQYINIHPIQAAGRLTTEARKAIISYGDGYSTCDACRKPFRLDKISKPGIAEFHADLAKWLNMDHARVVPGARRGFQAVTGTLVNKGDSVIVSALAHYTEFLSVENAGGVIKEVPLNAKNIVTGEATAQKIEEVKTETGKLPVLVMIDHFDYQFANEHEIREIGKVAHQYDIPFLYNGAYTVGVQPVDGKKIGADFVVGSGHKSMASVAPSGVLATTKEWAPKALRTTAIVGDLTKRKFGIKEVELLGCTLMGGTLLSMIASFPAVKERVLHWDEQVKRSNYFIDRLLKISGSRVLSEYPRRHTLTKVDTTGSFDTVAKTHKRRGFYFSDELSSRGIVGEFAGATRTWKLNTYGLSEKQVHYLADAFTEIAEKFELPVTK; this is encoded by the coding sequence ATGAGTATCAGAGTCCAGAAAACATTCGAGGCCCTCTTCGAACTTGAAGAGATCCGCGGGATCTTCCGCGATTCCCTTCCCACCGGCCTCTCGGCCGAGGAGGAGGCGGCGTTCCGGCAGAGGATCGGCAATCTCAAGGCGATTGTTGCGGATCTTGAAGCCGGCACCGGGACACCGAAAGTAACCAAGATCGCAGGTACCCTTGATGTCCGTTCCCGCGAGGAGCAGTACATCAACATCCACCCCATCCAGGCCGCCGGACGGTTGACGACCGAAGCCCGTAAGGCGATCATCTCCTATGGGGATGGCTATTCCACCTGTGATGCCTGCCGGAAACCGTTCCGGCTGGACAAGATCTCAAAACCGGGAATCGCGGAATTCCATGCCGACCTTGCCAAATGGCTCAACATGGACCATGCCCGGGTCGTGCCCGGCGCCCGCCGCGGGTTCCAGGCGGTTACCGGGACGCTCGTAAACAAGGGCGATTCCGTGATTGTCTCGGCACTTGCCCATTACACCGAATTTCTCTCGGTGGAAAATGCAGGAGGGGTGATAAAAGAAGTGCCGCTGAATGCCAAAAACATCGTTACCGGTGAGGCAACGGCACAAAAGATCGAAGAGGTCAAAACTGAGACCGGGAAACTCCCGGTGCTGGTGATGATCGACCACTTCGATTACCAGTTTGCAAACGAGCACGAGATCCGCGAGATCGGGAAAGTGGCTCACCAGTATGATATCCCCTTCCTCTACAACGGCGCCTACACCGTCGGTGTCCAGCCGGTGGATGGCAAGAAGATCGGGGCCGACTTTGTGGTAGGCTCCGGACACAAGAGTATGGCATCGGTCGCGCCGTCCGGGGTACTTGCAACGACCAAAGAATGGGCGCCAAAGGCGCTTCGTACCACTGCCATTGTCGGAGACCTCACCAAAAGGAAATTCGGCATCAAGGAAGTGGAGCTGCTCGGGTGTACGCTGATGGGCGGGACCCTGCTCTCCATGATTGCTTCGTTCCCCGCGGTCAAGGAACGGGTGCTGCACTGGGACGAGCAGGTGAAGCGCTCGAACTACTTCATCGACCGGCTCCTCAAAATCTCCGGTAGCAGGGTGCTTTCCGAGTACCCGCGCAGGCACACGCTCACCAAGGTCGACACCACCGGGAGTTTTGATACGGTGGCAAAGACCCATAAGCGCCGGGGATTCTACTTCAGCGACGAGCTCTCATCCCGCGGGATCGTGGGAGAGTTTGCCGGTGCCACCCGCACCTGGAAACTCAACACCTACGGCCTGTCGGAGAAGCAGGTCCACTACCTTGCCGACGCCTTCACTGAGATCGCAGAAAAGTTCGAGCTCCCGGTAACAAAATAA
- a CDS encoding radical SAM protein has product MDPGLTAQTKAILINIGGADIDASLLPESMKTTATAGPGAGGSSFFIRSGSRRVRLSIKKESPLKVIPWKNGVAVRMDGQIIASGQLELPLCHCPDQAYITVSERCIFDCKFCPVPIQNGRVKTIGEIDDMVAAAASRGDLKAISLTSGVAESPEKEAEYLVRVVRHLASRYEYPIGVSLYPTATSTRDLREAGAIEIKYNVETMDREIFTRVCPNLSLDDILAALPEAVEVFGKNHVSSNFILGLGESDECVEQGVEILTGMGVIPNLRPISPHPLRKGQLEVVRPSSDRLIKLARINRAALDRHDLDVRLAQTMCLPCTGCDLTPHRDL; this is encoded by the coding sequence ATGGATCCGGGACTTACTGCACAAACAAAAGCTATCCTGATAAATATCGGGGGTGCCGATATCGATGCATCCCTTTTGCCTGAGAGCATGAAAACAACGGCAACCGCAGGGCCGGGTGCAGGCGGCTCCTCATTTTTCATCCGGTCCGGCAGCCGCCGGGTCCGGCTCTCCATAAAAAAAGAGTCTCCCCTGAAGGTGATCCCCTGGAAAAACGGGGTAGCGGTCAGGATGGACGGGCAGATCATTGCTTCAGGCCAGCTCGAACTGCCCCTCTGTCACTGCCCTGACCAGGCCTACATCACGGTCAGCGAACGCTGCATCTTTGACTGCAAGTTCTGCCCGGTGCCGATCCAGAACGGAAGGGTAAAGACCATCGGGGAGATCGATGACATGGTGGCCGCTGCAGCCTCACGGGGGGATCTTAAGGCGATCTCGCTCACAAGCGGCGTTGCCGAATCACCGGAAAAAGAGGCAGAGTACCTGGTCCGGGTTGTCAGGCACCTTGCCTCCCGTTACGAGTATCCCATCGGGGTTTCCCTCTATCCCACCGCCACATCCACCAGAGATCTCCGTGAGGCCGGTGCCATCGAGATCAAGTACAATGTCGAGACCATGGATCGCGAAATCTTCACCAGAGTCTGCCCGAACCTCTCCCTTGATGATATTCTTGCGGCTCTTCCTGAGGCCGTTGAAGTCTTTGGGAAAAACCACGTCTCCTCAAATTTCATCCTTGGTCTGGGGGAGTCGGATGAGTGCGTGGAACAGGGTGTCGAGATCCTTACCGGCATGGGGGTCATCCCCAACCTCCGCCCCATCTCCCCGCATCCGCTGAGAAAGGGCCAGCTTGAGGTTGTCCGCCCGTCATCTGACCGGCTCATCAAACTGGCCCGGATCAACCGTGCAGCCCTGGATCGGCACGATCTTGACGTGCGTCTTGCGCAGACCATGTGCCTGCCCTGCACGGGCTGCGATCTTACTCCTCACCGGGATCTCTGA
- a CDS encoding winged helix-turn-helix domain-containing protein, with the protein MYKVLETNGKLTQKDLIRETSLPSRTVRYALNRLKSEKFLIEHYYFIDARQSLYGLNPQPSQEEVVPV; encoded by the coding sequence GTGTATAAAGTGCTGGAAACCAACGGCAAACTGACACAGAAAGATCTCATCCGTGAGACCTCACTGCCGTCCAGAACCGTGCGGTATGCATTGAACAGGCTCAAGAGCGAGAAGTTCTTAATCGAGCATTATTACTTCATCGATGCCCGGCAGAGCCTGTACGGCCTCAACCCGCAACCGTCCCAGGAAGAGGTGGTACCTGTATGA
- a CDS encoding AEC family transporter, translating to MDLLTIIVALVSLFCIIGIGFAARKYGILNGNRVHLISHILVSVSLPALSITSLQVPETAKTMGIVDHMLVVAIAYYLAALVIGILLFRFIPCAPDEKGVFQFMLVFPNSMFMGIPVALAVLGPGSLFYVILFNVPFYFLVFTLGVWLLARGRPGKIDPKVLLSPGLVAAIVGLVLFMMQYTIPAPVEYGLDLVGSATTPLAMLVVGAMLATLPLQQLAGDWRVYLVAALRLLVFPIVAFLVLSPFVTDRLLLGTAVLLIAMPVAANTVLLCEEYNVDAKLGSQGVFISTVLCLVTIPVLALLFL from the coding sequence ATGGATCTTCTCACTATCATTGTCGCTCTGGTCTCCCTCTTTTGCATCATTGGTATCGGGTTTGCCGCCCGGAAGTACGGCATCCTCAACGGCAACCGCGTCCATCTCATCTCCCATATTCTCGTGAGTGTCTCACTGCCGGCCCTCTCCATCACCAGCCTGCAGGTACCAGAGACCGCAAAGACCATGGGTATCGTTGATCACATGCTCGTGGTTGCCATCGCGTACTACCTTGCAGCACTTGTCATTGGCATCCTCCTCTTCCGGTTTATCCCGTGTGCCCCGGATGAAAAAGGGGTTTTCCAGTTCATGCTGGTCTTTCCCAACTCCATGTTCATGGGTATTCCGGTAGCGCTTGCGGTGCTTGGTCCAGGCTCTCTCTTCTATGTGATCCTCTTCAACGTGCCCTTTTATTTCCTGGTCTTCACGCTTGGGGTATGGCTGCTTGCCCGGGGCCGGCCCGGGAAGATCGACCCAAAGGTCCTTCTCTCCCCGGGTCTTGTGGCGGCCATCGTGGGCCTTGTCCTCTTCATGATGCAGTACACGATCCCGGCCCCGGTTGAGTACGGGCTTGACCTTGTAGGATCGGCAACCACACCGCTTGCCATGCTCGTGGTGGGTGCGATGCTTGCAACCCTTCCCCTGCAGCAGCTGGCCGGGGACTGGAGGGTGTACCTGGTTGCCGCACTCCGTCTTCTCGTCTTCCCAATCGTGGCGTTCCTCGTGCTTTCGCCTTTTGTGACCGATCGGCTCCTTCTTGGGACTGCAGTGCTCCTGATTGCCATGCCTGTGGCAGCAAACACCGTGCTGCTCTGTGAGGAGTATAACGTGGATGCCAAGCTTGGTTCGCAGGGCGTGTTTATCTCCACGGTCCTATGTCTGGTAACGATTCCGGTCCTCGCCCTTCTTTTCTTGTAA
- a CDS encoding carboxymuconolactone decarboxylase family protein, translating into MATNTMELFNEEAPEVAAAFNNLIMAVVKRPALDAKTKQLIYIAMKAAMGDDTAVKAHIPMAKAAGATRDEVIDAILMTVTVAGIRGVAHCLPDAVAQFEK; encoded by the coding sequence ATGGCAACAAACACTATGGAACTTTTCAATGAAGAGGCACCCGAGGTCGCAGCAGCGTTCAACAACCTGATCATGGCGGTCGTGAAACGTCCTGCACTCGATGCAAAGACCAAACAGCTCATCTATATTGCAATGAAAGCAGCGATGGGGGACGATACAGCAGTAAAGGCCCACATCCCCATGGCAAAGGCCGCCGGGGCAACCCGGGATGAAGTGATCGATGCGATCCTCATGACCGTGACGGTGGCAGGGATCCGGGGCGTTGCACACTGCCTGCCGGACGCAGTTGCGCAGTTTGAGAAATAA
- a CDS encoding FmdE family protein — MTCTFQSYEDAVAFHGHTCPGLALGYRAATHALVTLHAGRSSDEDLVAIVENDACGVDAVQAIAGCSVGKGNLILRDLGKHAYTFINRKTGSAIRLVQRPEPLTERLDPGASALRTKVMAGKATPTEEKEFHERQAALIKKILTIPIGELFIEKEARSEIPEHARISASVQCASCGETVAEHRARVKSGKVVCIPCAGEYSRSG; from the coding sequence ATGACCTGCACTTTCCAATCCTACGAAGATGCCGTTGCCTTCCACGGCCACACCTGCCCCGGTCTTGCCCTCGGGTACCGGGCCGCAACGCACGCTCTTGTAACACTCCATGCCGGAAGGTCTTCAGATGAGGACCTGGTTGCCATTGTCGAAAACGATGCCTGTGGTGTCGACGCGGTACAGGCCATTGCCGGGTGTTCGGTAGGGAAGGGAAACCTGATCCTGCGCGACCTGGGCAAGCATGCGTACACCTTTATCAACCGGAAGACCGGTTCTGCCATCCGTCTTGTCCAGCGCCCGGAACCACTAACCGAAAGGCTCGATCCCGGAGCATCAGCCCTCCGCACGAAAGTGATGGCCGGGAAAGCTACCCCTACCGAGGAGAAGGAGTTCCACGAGCGGCAGGCCGCGCTCATTAAAAAGATCCTCACTATCCCTATTGGCGAACTCTTCATAGAAAAAGAGGCACGGTCGGAGATCCCGGAGCATGCCCGGATCTCTGCCTCGGTGCAGTGCGCCTCCTGCGGTGAGACTGTGGCCGAGCACCGCGCCCGGGTGAAAAGCGGAAAAGTTGTCTGCATCCCCTGCGCCGGTGAGTACAGCCGCAGTGGGTAA
- a CDS encoding M3 family metallopeptidase, which translates to MTFRLPLSPLKTSYRPGEITVLCDTAIRTATTALDRIAVLPPETRSVETTLLAFETAMADFSDATLPLTLMGYVYPDPGVAAEGSASEEKTGKFAIGVFTRRDLYDAIRGVVPRNPAETRLLSETLRQFKKNGLALSNEGLARVRALKEQITGLEVKFSANLNNDTTTLDFSAEELGGVPQEVLATFAQTPDGKYRVTTKYPDYIPVMQNAESAATRKQLYAAFVNRQAVPNTALLEEAIRVRQECARELGYASWADYRLDGRMAQDTATVRSFLSRLEAPVKEKIRSDLAMLLTLKQELVPGADRVDPWDLAFLSERERKQKFALDNEEIRKYFPFDLVLEGMFRCFGPLFGARFAVVPEAPAWAPGVRLIRIFDQDDDRTLAYLYLDMFPRDGKYGHMMMSPLIAGREREGGYSVPVTAIVGNFRAPSGDIPSLLTHDDVEGLFHEFGHALHGCLTKAPYASLAGSSVEWDFVETPSQALESWVWEPEVLDAISGHYAHPAEKLPAPLRDRIIAARDLGAGLRYTRMLVISTEDMEFHTAKGPVDVTATANRIYRELMGISPLEGDHEPATIGHFMGGYDAGYYSYLWAEVYALNIFARFKKDGLFNAATGAAYRHWILEQGNMQDGKALLAGFLGKEPGMDVFYERLHIHPPSPTSP; encoded by the coding sequence ATGACATTCCGTCTCCCCCTCTCCCCGTTAAAGACCAGCTACCGGCCCGGCGAGATCACTGTTCTGTGCGATACTGCAATCAGAACCGCCACCACAGCCCTTGACCGGATTGCCGTCCTTCCGCCGGAAACGCGATCTGTAGAAACCACCCTGCTCGCGTTTGAGACCGCGATGGCGGATTTTTCGGACGCAACCCTGCCCCTGACCCTTATGGGTTACGTGTATCCCGACCCGGGAGTGGCAGCAGAAGGATCGGCAAGCGAGGAGAAAACAGGAAAGTTTGCCATTGGCGTCTTTACCCGGCGGGATCTCTATGATGCAATCCGCGGAGTTGTCCCGCGGAATCCTGCAGAGACACGCCTCCTCTCAGAAACGCTGCGGCAGTTCAAAAAGAACGGGCTTGCGCTTTCCAATGAGGGCCTTGCCCGGGTCCGGGCCTTAAAAGAGCAGATCACCGGACTGGAAGTGAAGTTCTCTGCAAACCTCAACAACGATACCACCACTTTGGATTTTTCTGCAGAGGAACTGGGGGGTGTCCCGCAGGAAGTGCTTGCCACCTTTGCGCAGACCCCCGACGGGAAATACCGGGTCACGACCAAGTACCCGGACTACATCCCGGTGATGCAGAACGCTGAAAGTGCGGCGACAAGAAAACAGCTGTACGCCGCGTTTGTGAACCGGCAGGCCGTTCCCAACACGGCGCTTCTCGAGGAGGCGATCCGGGTGCGGCAGGAGTGTGCCCGGGAGCTGGGCTATGCAAGCTGGGCAGACTACCGGCTCGATGGCCGGATGGCACAGGACACCGCCACCGTCCGTTCGTTTCTCTCAAGGCTTGAAGCGCCGGTCAAAGAGAAGATCCGATCTGACCTGGCCATGCTCCTTACCCTCAAGCAGGAACTCGTACCGGGAGCAGATCGGGTCGATCCATGGGATCTCGCGTTCCTTTCAGAACGGGAAAGGAAACAGAAATTTGCGCTCGACAACGAGGAGATCCGTAAGTATTTCCCGTTCGATCTCGTCCTTGAAGGAATGTTCCGTTGCTTCGGCCCGCTCTTTGGGGCCCGGTTTGCCGTGGTACCTGAAGCCCCGGCCTGGGCACCGGGGGTCCGGCTGATCCGCATCTTTGATCAGGATGACGATCGAACCCTCGCATACCTCTACCTTGATATGTTTCCCCGGGACGGCAAGTACGGGCATATGATGATGTCCCCCCTGATCGCAGGCAGGGAAAGAGAAGGAGGATATTCCGTGCCGGTCACCGCCATCGTGGGGAACTTCCGGGCACCTTCGGGTGACATCCCCTCGCTTCTCACCCATGACGATGTCGAGGGTCTCTTCCACGAGTTCGGCCACGCGCTCCATGGCTGCCTTACCAAAGCCCCCTATGCCAGCCTTGCCGGATCGAGCGTGGAGTGGGACTTTGTCGAGACCCCTTCGCAGGCGCTGGAGAGCTGGGTCTGGGAGCCGGAGGTGCTCGATGCGATCTCCGGCCACTATGCACATCCTGCAGAAAAACTCCCGGCCCCGCTCCGGGACCGGATCATCGCGGCACGCGACCTCGGCGCCGGGCTGAGGTACACCCGGATGCTCGTGATCTCGACCGAGGACATGGAATTCCATACCGCAAAAGGGCCGGTTGATGTGACCGCGACTGCCAACCGTATCTACCGGGAGCTCATGGGCATCTCGCCACTCGAAGGGGACCACGAGCCGGCCACCATCGGCCATTTCATGGGGGGATACGATGCCGGTTACTACAGTTACCTCTGGGCCGAAGTCTACGCCCTGAATATCTTTGCCCGGTTCAAAAAAGACGGCCTGTTCAATGCTGCCACCGGGGCCGCGTACCGTCACTGGATCCTCGAACAGGGAAACATGCAGGATGGAAAGGCGCTCCTTGCAGGATTCCTGGGAAAAGAGCCCGGCATGGATGTCTTCTACGAGAGGCTCCATATCCACCCACCCTCACCCACATCCCCGTAA
- a CDS encoding aminotransferase class V-fold PLP-dependent enzyme, whose product MNVTHEPPVKKILYWCDRCNVPLIGRTCACGAEGREIELLQPYDVRPALAADMALIIRLVRERFGNVPVPAVLLLNKTGGVDRADLVLAHGHRFGWLSFDPVARKFVFDLAPEALPFILRHVTSGIIDLETGIEPGQGQGRMGGKKFRLTTPHPDGTAIVKLKNRFGTGTVRDGQVRVRELATVEPRTGKNPDWAQVVQQNRYHLKNLERSAVRMIKQHIHDRPVCNVSFSGGKDSTAVLTLARKAGVTAAFFLDTGIEFPETVAFVRSQGVPVIEKAGDFFSAVEKAGPPGKDNRWCCKLLKLRPLQIHLAEVGPCVTVQGNRWYESWNRAALEETSQNPANPLQLNISPIRNWRALEVFLYLWWQKAEINPLYEKGVERIGCWVCPSMLESEYEVLRAMHPAYAERWDAFLTAYAKKKGLPEAFHRWGLWRWKALPPKMRELCRDRGIPVREDYTLQAEPPDEHEETVEIAGERTLEPDMAAGTDGGYDVEAIRRDFPILGDLIYLDNAATSFSPEPVIAAMVEFEHRYRANVGRGIHRLTGIASQRYWHAHEKVADFIGGKDGVVVFTRNTTESVNMVAQGLPWKAGDRVITTILEHHSNLLPWRRLARQGVTTEIVGIGPDYQPDLAALERAVTENTRLVALTQASNVLGVVTPIREIAKICHDHGALLLVDGAQAVPHMPVNTEDLGCDFYCFSGHKMSGPTGTGVLWMKEACIEPAMLGGGMIETVTADGYTLSPGYQQYEAGTPNIAGGIGLGAAVSYLQAIGMERIHRYEAGLTDRLIAALSKNNRIHVYAPPDPARRIGVVSFTVDGFHPHEVALQLDEAADIMVRSGHHCCQPLVESLGLPEGTVRASLAYYNTRQEIDLLVATLDEITR is encoded by the coding sequence GTGAATGTGACGCACGAGCCGCCGGTAAAAAAGATCCTGTACTGGTGCGACCGGTGCAATGTCCCGCTGATCGGCCGGACCTGCGCCTGCGGTGCGGAGGGGCGCGAGATCGAACTTCTCCAGCCGTACGATGTACGCCCGGCGCTTGCTGCGGACATGGCGCTCATCATAAGGCTCGTACGGGAGCGCTTTGGGAACGTCCCTGTCCCCGCCGTGCTCCTCCTCAACAAGACCGGCGGGGTGGACCGGGCAGATCTCGTACTGGCTCACGGCCACCGGTTCGGCTGGCTCTCTTTTGACCCCGTGGCCCGGAAGTTCGTGTTCGATCTCGCGCCCGAGGCGCTTCCCTTTATCCTCAGGCATGTGACAAGCGGCATCATCGATCTTGAAACCGGCATTGAACCCGGCCAGGGACAGGGCCGGATGGGGGGAAAGAAGTTCCGGCTCACCACTCCCCACCCTGACGGGACAGCAATCGTGAAACTGAAAAACCGGTTCGGAACCGGGACGGTCCGGGACGGGCAGGTCCGGGTCCGGGAACTCGCCACTGTCGAGCCCCGCACGGGTAAGAACCCGGACTGGGCACAGGTGGTCCAGCAGAACCGGTACCACTTAAAAAACCTCGAACGCAGCGCCGTCCGCATGATCAAGCAGCACATCCACGACCGCCCGGTCTGCAATGTCTCGTTCTCCGGGGGAAAGGACAGCACCGCGGTGCTCACCCTTGCCCGGAAAGCCGGTGTGACCGCTGCGTTCTTCCTCGATACCGGCATTGAGTTTCCCGAAACCGTGGCGTTTGTGCGCTCGCAGGGCGTACCCGTGATCGAAAAGGCCGGGGACTTCTTTTCGGCGGTCGAAAAAGCCGGGCCGCCGGGCAAGGATAACCGGTGGTGCTGCAAGCTCCTCAAGCTCCGCCCTCTCCAGATCCATCTCGCAGAGGTCGGTCCCTGTGTGACTGTCCAGGGCAACCGCTGGTACGAATCATGGAACCGGGCAGCGCTCGAAGAGACCAGCCAGAACCCGGCCAATCCCCTCCAGCTCAATATCTCACCGATCCGGAACTGGCGGGCGCTTGAAGTCTTCCTCTACCTCTGGTGGCAGAAGGCAGAGATTAATCCTCTCTACGAAAAAGGAGTCGAACGGATCGGGTGCTGGGTCTGCCCCTCCATGCTCGAAAGCGAGTATGAAGTGCTCCGGGCCATGCACCCGGCATATGCAGAACGCTGGGACGCGTTCCTTACTGCCTATGCCAAAAAGAAAGGGTTGCCCGAAGCGTTCCACCGCTGGGGGCTCTGGCGCTGGAAGGCCCTCCCCCCCAAGATGAGGGAGCTCTGCCGGGACCGGGGAATCCCGGTGCGGGAAGATTACACGCTCCAGGCAGAGCCGCCGGATGAGCACGAAGAGACGGTTGAAATAGCAGGAGAAAGAACCTTGGAACCGGATATGGCAGCAGGAACTGATGGGGGATATGATGTGGAGGCAATCCGCCGGGACTTTCCTATCCTTGGCGATCTCATCTACCTTGATAATGCTGCCACCAGTTTCTCGCCCGAGCCCGTGATCGCGGCCATGGTCGAGTTCGAGCACCGGTACCGGGCGAACGTTGGCCGGGGCATTCACCGGCTCACGGGTATTGCCAGCCAGCGCTACTGGCATGCTCACGAGAAGGTAGCAGATTTTATCGGCGGGAAAGACGGGGTAGTGGTCTTTACCAGGAATACTACCGAATCGGTGAACATGGTGGCACAGGGCCTGCCCTGGAAGGCCGGGGACCGGGTCATCACCACGATCCTCGAACACCACTCGAACCTGCTCCCGTGGCGGAGGCTGGCCCGGCAGGGTGTGACAACAGAGATCGTCGGTATTGGGCCGGATTACCAGCCCGATCTTGCGGCCCTTGAACGGGCGGTTACGGAGAACACCCGGCTTGTTGCACTTACGCAGGCATCGAACGTGCTTGGTGTCGTGACCCCCATACGCGAGATCGCAAAGATCTGTCACGATCACGGAGCCCTCCTTCTGGTGGACGGGGCACAGGCGGTCCCGCACATGCCGGTCAATACAGAAGACCTCGGGTGCGATTTCTACTGCTTCTCGGGGCACAAGATGTCCGGGCCCACCGGCACCGGTGTGCTCTGGATGAAGGAAGCCTGCATCGAACCGGCCATGCTCGGCGGTGGGATGATCGAGACCGTGACTGCTGACGGATATACACTGTCGCCGGGTTATCAGCAGTACGAGGCGGGGACACCGAACATCGCTGGGGGCATCGGCCTTGGCGCCGCGGTGAGTTACCTCCAGGCAATCGGGATGGAGCGCATCCACCGGTACGAGGCAGGCCTTACGGACCGGCTGATTGCAGCTCTCTCCAAAAACAACCGGATCCATGTGTATGCCCCGCCAGACCCCGCCCGCCGTATCGGGGTAGTCTCCTTTACGGTCGATGGTTTCCACCCCCACGAGGTAGCCCTGCAGCTCGACGAGGCAGCCGATATCATGGTGCGGTCCGGCCACCACTGCTGCCAGCCACTTGTGGAAAGCCTCGGGCTTCCCGAGGGTACCGTGCGGGCAAGTCTTGCATACTACAATACCCGGCAGGAGATTGACCTGCTCGTGGCAACCCTTGACGAGATCACCCGGTAA
- the thiM gene encoding hydroxyethylthiazole kinase: MDNQVFSGIFARAREQHPLVHHITNYVTVNDCANITIGAGGAPVMADAREEAGEMTGFAGALVLNIGTLNSGIIESMILAGKVANERKIPIILDPVGAGATRLRTDSTRRLLDELTISIIKGNAGEIGVLAGAEAKVRGVDSAGISGDPVTITRTFARETGITVVMSGATDIISDGNKVLLVDNGHPLMGRISGTGCMASAVTGVIAAVEKDRLIAAATALAAFGLAGERAAAASRGPGSFKPALFDAMAELGPQDLAADARVRSA, translated from the coding sequence ATGGACAACCAGGTCTTTTCGGGCATTTTTGCCCGGGCAAGGGAACAGCACCCCCTTGTCCACCACATCACCAATTACGTGACCGTGAACGACTGCGCCAACATCACCATCGGTGCCGGGGGAGCGCCCGTGATGGCGGATGCCCGCGAGGAAGCAGGGGAGATGACAGGCTTTGCCGGTGCCCTTGTCCTCAACATCGGGACGCTGAACTCCGGGATCATCGAGAGCATGATCCTTGCCGGGAAGGTGGCAAACGAGCGGAAGATTCCTATAATCCTCGATCCGGTGGGGGCAGGGGCCACCCGGCTCAGGACGGATAGCACCCGTCGCCTGCTGGATGAGCTGACCATTTCCATCATCAAGGGCAATGCCGGGGAGATCGGGGTTCTTGCCGGTGCGGAAGCAAAGGTGCGGGGCGTGGATTCCGCGGGGATCAGCGGAGATCCGGTGACCATCACCCGGACTTTTGCCCGCGAGACCGGTATAACGGTAGTGATGAGCGGGGCCACCGACATCATTTCTGACGGGAATAAGGTCCTGCTGGTAGATAATGGCCACCCACTCATGGGCAGGATCTCAGGCACCGGCTGCATGGCGTCGGCGGTGACCGGGGTTATTGCAGCGGTGGAAAAAGACCGGTTGATCGCAGCAGCAACGGCCCTTGCCGCCTTTGGGCTTGCCGGGGAGCGGGCAGCGGCAGCCAGCCGGGGGCCCGGCTCTTTTAAGCCGGCACTCTTCGATGCAATGGCTGAACTGGGTCCGCAGGACCTTGCTGCGGACGCCCGGGTAAGATCGGCGTGA
- the thiE gene encoding thiamine phosphate synthase, which translates to MRLDLYVITDGAIGGGRSHAEIARFACAGGADAIQLRDKACGPDALCRIGREIRAITRDTGTLFIVNDRLDVALACGADGVHLGQGDLRVDTARRLAPRPFMIGVSVGNAEEAISAVVAGADYVAASPIFATSSKDDAGPGCGISGLREIRAAVAVPVVAIGGITRDNVAEVIAGGADSIAVISAVVGQPDIVAAARDLRERITTAKEQYREKRDA; encoded by the coding sequence ATGCGGCTCGATCTCTACGTGATCACGGACGGGGCGATTGGAGGCGGGCGGAGCCATGCGGAGATCGCACGGTTTGCCTGCGCCGGGGGAGCCGATGCGATCCAGCTCCGGGACAAGGCCTGCGGGCCTGATGCACTTTGCCGGATCGGCCGGGAGATCCGTGCGATCACGAGGGATACCGGGACGCTCTTCATCGTGAACGACCGACTGGATGTGGCGCTGGCCTGCGGGGCGGACGGCGTCCATCTCGGGCAGGGGGATCTTCGCGTGGACACGGCACGCAGGCTCGCCCCCCGCCCCTTTATGATCGGTGTCTCGGTCGGGAATGCAGAGGAAGCTATCTCGGCTGTGGTAGCCGGGGCAGACTACGTAGCGGCAAGTCCGATCTTTGCCACCAGTTCCAAAGACGATGCCGGCCCGGGCTGCGGCATTTCCGGCCTCCGGGAGATCCGGGCCGCGGTCGCGGTACCGGTGGTTGCCATCGGCGGCATCACCCGGGATAACGTTGCGGAGGTGATCGCCGGGGGAGCGGACAGCATTGCCGTGATCTCTGCGGTGGTCGGCCAGCCGGATATCGTGGCCGCCGCACGGGACCTACGGGAGCGGATCACAACGGCAAAAGAACAGTACAGGGAGAAAAGAGATGCCTGA